Genomic segment of Primulina tabacum isolate GXHZ01 chromosome 11, ASM2559414v2, whole genome shotgun sequence:
TTCAGTCCTTCTTGATGAGATGCGATGAGCAACAAAATGGAGAGCGATTCGTCAACCATGTCCAAACTCTTATCTTCAAGTATATGAAGCAATGGTGGTATTATACCTGCCTCTATGGCTCTTGTTCGGTTAGATTGGTCGAGTACCAGGCTAAAAAGTGCGGTGGCTGCATCCTTTTTCCCTCTGTTAGTCCCACTTCTCAAGAGATCCACAAGAGGTGGAATCCCATTAGAGCATCCCACAATAACTTTGTTCTCATCAAGAACAGATAAACTGAACAATGCTGCGGCGGaattttctttggcctcttgtGTTCCACACATCAGAACTCTAACTATAGCAGGAATGGCTCCTCCTCTAGCTATGAGTCTCTTGTTTGACTCATCAAGCGACAAGTTCAATAGAGCAGTAACAATGTGTTGTTGGGTCTCGGAATCATCTGCGTATGATAACGATGATAGGAGAGAGATCAAGGGGGGGATGCCTCCACTGTTTGCGAACAAAATTCTACTGTCGGCACTTTCTTTGGATAGGATGCGAATCCTGAAAATAGCGTCCCTCTGCACGTTAGCTGGCGGCAAATACAAGTTTTGGACTAATGAAGAGATTTCCTCGGCAAGTGGTGAAGACGCAATGTCGGGTTCGTCGCATACCTCCTTCTTGGGGAGGTCGTAGCTGTTCTTTTCGCACCATTGGAGAATAAGATTGCGGAGGGCCAAATTTGGAGCCAGTGTCAAGTAATTCAACTTTTGGCCCGTTTTTGGGCATGTCCTGTGACCTGAACTCAACCACTTCCGTATGCTTTCCCGCTCATAAGTCTGAGAAAATAATGAAGCAAATTATTAAATACATAAGCATATAAACTACACTCCACATTTCATGGTGGTGAATAGCGTAGGAATCACCTGGCCAGTCGCAATGATAACAGGATCTGCCATAATCTCGAGACTGACTGGGCAGAGGAATTCATGAGGGATCATCAAAGATTTACACTTCTCTAAGCGTCTCATCGACAGAGGTCCATCAAGAGCACAATTATTTTCATCAATTCCAATTGTTTGCTTAAATTTTTGTAGCAAATCCACAACCTGTTGGATGTTCTCTGAATTAAGTGACCCTTTGGCCTTAACAAGTTTTCTCACAGCCGTGGTTTCTGCCTTGAGATCTTCTACGGTATGCAACTCCAACTTCTTGGCCAGCCTCTCTATTACCGCGCCATCTACATTCCGGTCGTCGTTCCCTGAAAATACAATCATCAAGTCCATTGCAAGTTCAATATCTTGAGTTTCTGACCTCCTTTTGGCTCGTTTCAGTTGCATATGCATCAGCTCAACCTGACAAATCCGACAAATCAAATAATGATTACACATATGATCCTCAGATTTCTGCAAATACTTCAAGATAAACAAGCTATAAATAACTTCATTCGGCCCAACAGTACTAAATCACAGACCACGCCGTATGTAAAACAAAGAAGAAAAGGAAATGTAGAATTAAATTACTTGTTCTCTGACTTCTTCGGAGATCCCAAGCTTCTCATAAGGCATATCATTCAGTGCATGGTTTATCTTATCGTAAACAGCTTGAAATCTGCTCGAGACTGCCTCACTCTCCATGGCCTAATATTGATTCaaatcaagaaaataaaatttgttatcACAAGGGCATGCAGAGTAATCCAAAGATTATGATCAGGAGTAGAGTCAAGAGGATTCTAACAAGAAAAATCTTGCTTCCAGAGATACAAGTCTTGAGCAATTTCTTAGCAG
This window contains:
- the LOC142518053 gene encoding U-box domain-containing protein 15-like gives rise to the protein MEFEGSGIEDKNSGVLGCSMGEGNLVKQMVQMVENVGSYGGFRKTQRKECLNLVRRLRLLIPLLEELESDEALCYLNSLNQSLLAAKKLLKTCISGSKIFLAMESEAVSSRFQAVYDKINHALNDMPYEKLGISEEVREQVELMHMQLKRAKRRSETQDIELAMDLMIVFSGNDDRNVDGAVIERLAKKLELHTVEDLKAETTAVRKLVKAKGSLNSENIQQVVDLLQKFKQTIGIDENNCALDGPLSMRRLEKCKSLMIPHEFLCPVSLEIMADPVIIATGQTYERESIRKWLSSGHRTCPKTGQKLNYLTLAPNLALRNLILQWCEKNSYDLPKKEVCDEPDIASSPLAEEISSLVQNLYLPPANVQRDAIFRIRILSKESADSRILFANSGGIPPLISLLSSLSYADDSETQQHIVTALLNLSLDESNKRLIARGGAIPAIVRVLMCGTQEAKENSAAALFSLSVLDENKVIVGCSNGIPPLVDLLRSGTNRGKKDAATALFSLVLDQSNRTRAIEAGIIPPLLHILEDKSLDMVDESLSILLLIASHQEGLNEIGKLPFIRTLVELVRYGTPKNKECAAAVILELGSNSSSCLLGALQYGVYEHLIEMTRCGTNRARRKAHSLLHLISKNEHIPFVPIPKSRFLV